One Callospermophilus lateralis isolate mCalLat2 chromosome 6, mCalLat2.hap1, whole genome shotgun sequence genomic region harbors:
- the Rab32 gene encoding ras-related protein Rab-32: protein MAGGGAGDSGAAAAAAAPETREHLFKVLVIGELGVGKTSIIKRYVHQLFSQHYRATIGVDFALKVLNWDSRTLVRLQLWDIAGQERFGNMTRVYYKEAVGAFVVFDISRGSTFEAVLKWKNDLDSKVHLPSGSPIPAVLLANKCDQKRDAAQSPPQMDQFCKDHGFTGWFETSAKDNINIDEAARFLVENILTNHQSFSSEENDEGIIKLDPKSMTEARRSQCC, encoded by the exons ATGGCGGGCGGGGGAGCAGGGGATTCCGGGGCGGCCGCAGCGGCCGCGGCGCCGGAGACCCGCGAGCACCTCTTCAAGGTGCTGGTCATCGGTGAGCTCGGCGTGGGCAAGACCAGCATCATCAAGCGTTATGTTCACCAGCTCTTCTCCCAGCACTACCGAGCCACCATCGGCGTGGACTTCGCCCTCAAAGTCCTCAACTGGGACAGCAGGACACTGGTGCGCCTGCAGCTGTGGGACATCGCGG gGCAGGAGCGATTTGGCAACATGACCCGAGTGTATTACAAGGAAGCTGTTGGTGCTTTTGTAGTCTTTGATATATCCAGAGGCTCCACTTTTGAGGCAGTCTTAAAGTGGAAAAATGATCTGGATAGTAAAGTTCATCTTCCCAGTGGCAGCCCTATTCCTGCAGTCCTCTTAGCTAACAAGTGTGACCAGAAGAGGGATGCTGCCCAGAGTCCTCCCCAGATGGACCAGTTCTGCAAAGACCATGGCTTCACTGGCTGGTTTGAAACCTCTGCCAAG GATAACATAAACATAGATGAAGCCGCCCGATTCCTTGTGGAGAATATTCTCACAAACCACCAAAGCTTTTCTAGTGAAGAAAATGATGAGGGCATAATTAAACTGGATCCGAAGAGCATGACAGAAGCACGCAGATCCCAGTGCTGCTGA